The nucleotide window CATGCTGCGAATGGCGATGTTGCGATGTCTATTCAATACAATGATGAAAACTGGGTGAATGTAAATGAAAATGAACGCCTGCCTTTAGCCAGTACAGTAAAAATTATTTTAGCGATTACATATGCGCAGCAAGCAGCAGAGGGAAAAATCAATCCAAAGCAACTTGTCAGCGTAGCGGATTTAAATAAATTTTATTTACCTAAAACAGACGGTGGTGCACATGAGGCATGGCTAGCGCAGATGCCAAAAGAAGATATGGTACCACTAGAGGAAGTGGTAAAAGGTATGATTGCATACAGCTCCAATGCAAATACCGATTATTTAATGGATGTGCTAGGTATGGAAAATATTAATAATACTTTGCAGCAGTTAGAGTTATCAAAGCATGATGTAATTTATCCAATAACCAGCGTTTTATATATTCCTAGTCAATTGATGCAGGAGCAAAACCTGTCTAGTAAAGAGCTGGTAGAAGCGATGCAAGCGATGGATATGGAGGAGTACCGCAATAGAGCGATAGCGATTTATCACCAATGGCAAACAGCTCCATTGTCTAAGGAAGAAAAGGAGCAATTGCTTAAAACGTTATCGATGGATATACAAAAAGTATGGTCGGATCGTTTACCTGCCTCCACGACAAAGGACTATGTTGCCATTATGGAGAAGCTTAATAATAAATCCTATTTTAGTGAGGAGGTTTATCAATATTTAGATCCCGTTATGGAGCAATTAATGGAAAGCCCTACTAATCGTGAATTATTTAAACATGCAGGACAAAAAGGCGGATCGACAGCATTTGTTCTTACAATTGCTATGTATGCAATGGATCAACAACAAAATAGGACAGAGCTAGCCTTTTTCGCAAACAATTTATCTGTATTAGAGCAGGCAAAGCTGGAAAGAAATTTGAATAGCTTTCAATTGAAATTTTTAACAGAAGAAGTGTTTCGTGAAAAGGTGAAACGTGAATTAGGTGGAAATTAAATTTAATTAACAGGCTAGCCCCAAATCTAAAGGGCTAGCCTGTTATTTTTGGTCCCGAATTTCTCAATGAAGCCCGATTCGACCTTTTAAAAGTAATATTGCTGTTGCAGTTTTTATTACACACAATTATGCTATAAGACATAATTGTGTGTGAATTGTTTGTGTGTCTGGCACCCAAACAAAAAGGAGGAATTCAATGAATGCACAAATCAATATTTTAATTGTTGAAGATGATAATGATATTAATGCATTGCTTTGTGATGTTGTGCGGAGTAGTGGTTATCGGGCACAGCCTGCTTATTCAGGTACGGAGGCAATACTTTATTTGCAGCAGCAGCGATGGGATATGGTGTTGCTTGATTTAATGTTGCCAGGGTTAACAGGTGAGGAAGTGTTAGCAAAAATAAGAGAACAGCAGCATGTGCCAATTATTATTATTTCAGCAAAGCTAGAGCAGCAGACGAAGGTGGATGTGCTACGAGCAGGAGCAGATGATTACATTACAAAGCCTTTTGATATTGAGGAAGTGTCGGCACGCATTGATTCACATTTGCGCAGAATGCGAGTGTTAAACCAGCCGAGCATAGCGAAAGTGCTTGTACATAAAGATTTAGCGCTTGATACGGAAGCGAAGCAAGTGAAGGTTGGAGAGATGGAAATTGCTTTTACTGCACGCGAGTATGCCATTTTAGTATTATTAATGTCCTCACCGAAAAAGGTCTTTACGAAGGCAAATGTATTTGAAAGTGTTTGGCATGAGGAGTTTCATGGGGATGATAATACAATTAATGTGCATATGAGCAATATTCGTTCAAAGCTAGCACATGCTAATCCGAATGAGGAATATATCGAAACGATTTGGGGGATGGGCTACCGCTTAGCTTGATTCGAGAAACTTAATGTTTTCTTAAGAATTGACTTATGCCTTTCTTATGTTTTGCTTTTTACACTAGAAAGTATCATAAGAAGGAGGGATTTCGTATGACATATGTATTGCAAACAAATCAGTTAACGAAACAATATAAGCAGCAGCTAGCGCTTGATAAAGTAAATTTGTCAATTGAAAAAGGCTCGATTTATGGGTTTATTGGGCAAAATGGCGCTGGGAAATCAACATTAATTAAGATTGTAACAGGGCTTGCGAAGGCAAGTAGTGGGTCATTAGCGCTCTTTGGCTATAGCACGGAGCAGGAGCTGATTCAAGCACGCAAACGCATTGGGGCAATTATTGAGGCTCCTGCGTTGTATCCGCATATGACAGCGGCTGAAAACTTGGAGGCGCATCGATTACTAAAAGGAATTCCAGGGAAAGCGTGTATTGAAAAAACATTGAAGCTTGTTGGGCTTGAGAACACTGGGAAAAAGAAGGCGAAAAATTTTTCCCTCGGTATGAAGCAACGCCTCGGCTTGGGGATTGCTCTATTAGGTGATCCGGAGTTTTTAATTTTAGATGAGCCAATTAATGGGCTTGATCCAATGGGCGTAGTTGAAATACGAGAGCTGCTCAAAAAATTAAATCAAGAATACGCTATTACCATTTTAATTTCTAGCCATATTTTAAGTGAGCTACATCTCCTAGCAACCCATTATGGCATTATTCATCAAGGTAAGCTTATTGAGCAGCTGACAACAGAGGAATTAACGCAAAAATGTCAGCAATATATTCATATTAAAGTGGATAATCCAGATAAAGCGGCAACAGTTTTTGAAATGCAGTTAAATACGAAGCATTTTGAAGTGTTACCAAATGGCACAATGAAGCTTTTTGCTTATACAGATTCAGTGGGCTATGTTTCAACAACATTGGTGCAAGCAGGTTTAGTCATTGAAGAGTTTATGCCAATGGGAGAGGATTTGGAAACATATTTCAAGAATTTGATTGGAGGTGTGTCACATGAGTAATTTAATGATGGCTGAATTATTTAAGCTGAAAAAGGACCGTGTATTTTTAGTGTTAGTTGTGATCTTAGCAGCAGCAGGTATCACTTATCCATTCCTTGTGTTTTTCGATGAGGCGACATTTAATGCACAGGCAGTCGCAGTCAAGGAGCTATATACGTTTTCGGCTTTAGCTGGCAATAACTATATTATCCGTTTGATTCCTTGTATATTAGCAGGATTTTTTATTTCAAGTGAGTATTCAATTGGGACAATGAAAAGTATTTGTGCTTCAGGCAATAGTAGAGTGCATCTTTATCTTGTCAAATTGCTTGTATTTTCGCTTGGTGCAATAATTATTGCATTGGCGTTTCCATTAGCGCTCCTATTTTCAAGCAGCTTGCTGTCAGGCTTTTATGGCATGCCAACTTTCATTTATGTGGCTAAAACGCTAGGTCTAACAATTTTGTATGCTGCTGCATTCGCCTCCATGATGGCTGTAGTGGCGATTATTTTTACAGATAGCGGTAAAACAATTGGTTTTTCCATTATTTTTTTCATTTTAATTGATAGCATTTTGTATATGCTAAGCCAAGAGTTCACACTGTTTGAATGGCTATTTAATCATTCGGTATTTAAATTATTTCTAGATATATCGAAGGAAAGTTACACATCCTCAATGCTCATTGTGCCGCTTATGACATTTGCTTTATTTGCAGTTATTGGTAGCATCATATTTAAGCAAAAAGAAATTAAATAACAGAAGGTGGTGAGCGGATATTATTTTCATATGTATAGCGATTGCTCTATTTTTTGCACTGCGCTTTTATTTGTTGAAACGTGAGGTCAAAAGGGCATATCGTCAGCTAATCGCTGTAAATCGTAAAGAAACCGAGAAAAAGCTAGATTTGCAATTTTGGGATAAAGATTTGCAAAAGCTGGCAGAGACCATTAATGCACAAATTGATTTAACAAAGCAGGCAACGGCAGAAAAACGCCAGCAGGAAAATGAATTAAAGCAGGCAATTGCTAACATTTCTCATGATATTCGCACACCACTGACCTCGATATTAGGCTATATTCAATTTTTAGAGCAGGACAACCGTAGTCAATATACCGCCATTATTAAACGAGGCGCTTTGCGCTTAAAGGATTTGCTAGAGGACTTCTTTGAATTATCGTTAATTGAATCAACTGATTATTTGTTAAAGCCTGAGCACATTAAAATGAACCAGCTTTTATCAGAGGTGCTAGTAGGCTTTTATGATCAGTTTCATCAAGCGAATTTGCAGCCGACTATAGATATGCCAACACAGGAGCTGACGATGATTGCAGACTCCTCAGCTGTAAAGCGTGTCATCGAAAACTTAGTGTTGAACACGATTAAGCATGCACATAGCAATATTCTTATTCGCATAGAGCAGGAAGGGCATATAGTGAGGCTTATGATTAGTAACGAGGTCACTAATTTATCAGAGAAGGACGTGAATCATCTATTCCAACGCTTTTATAAGGGGGATAAAACAAGAGCGGAAAATGGCACAGGTTTAGGGCTAGCAATTGCCAAAAGCTTAATGCAGAAAATGAACGGACAGCTTTCTGCTGAGTTACAAAATAATAGATTAACTATTATCTGTGAATGGCGCTAGGATAATTCGTATTCATAAGTACTTGGCATAGACAACAAAAAATAATAAACACATTAGCCAATTTTTTTAGTAAGATGTACAATAAGAATTGTGTGTAAATTGTGTGTGTGCCTGGCACTATATCAAAGAAAGGAGTTAGCTCATGACAAATAATGATATATTGATTCGTTTGCGCTACGCGTTCGATATTAAAAATATAGATATGGTAGAAATTTTTAAGCTTGGTGGCATAGATGTGACGAAGGACGATGTAATGAATATGCTTATTAAAGTGAAGGAAGATGAAGAGGAGCCAGCGAACTATAAAAAATGCAATAATAAAATGCTGGAGGCTTTTCTCAACGGCTTTATTACCTTTAAGCGTGGCCCACAGCTATCCGCAGCAGGAGAGCCTGTGGCACCACCGAAGGCAACGGGTCAAGAAAGTCCAAATAATATGCTATTTAAAAAGGTAAAAATCGCTTTAGCTTTAACGACTGAAGATGTTATTGATTTCATTGATGATGGCGGTGGCATTAAAGTATCAAAGGGCGAAATGGGCGCGATTTTACGCAACCCAAGCCATAAAAACTATAAAGAATGTGGCGATAGCTTTGCTCGTTATTTTTTACGAGGCCTTACAAATAAATATCGCGTATAAAAAAACAGCTCTGATTCGTTTAATCAGGGCTGTTCTTTTTGGCTTGAGAATCCATTGTCTTTAAAAAATCCTTGGTGATACGAACGACGTATTTCACTTCATCTAAGTTGCGTTCTTTTAATAGTGAGTGATGAATGCTCAGCATTAAATTTTTCTCCTCGATATCTGTAACGCTTGAGAGGCTTTGGAAATTAAAAAGCTCTTCAGGTGCAATGTCCAATGCCTGCATTAAGCTTTCAAGCGTTTTTAACGTAATATTGGATTGACCATTTTCAATATTGGAAATGCGCCCTTTACTATAGCCTATTTTCCCCGTTTTTTCTGCAACTTCCTCCTGACTTAATCCCTTTGCAACACGAATTGTTCGAAGCTGTTCTCCTACTAGCTTTAAAAAATCTGACATAGCATTTCACCTCTAAGATAGAGGCTAGTGAAAAACTTTTTAAATGGAGATACCTTTAAAATAGTACATTTTACAAAAGTTATATTATAATGGTACAAATGATATAGTATATATGTTTTATTTCATAGCAAGAAGAAATTATCGGCTTAAAAATATAAGCTGATAAAGTAGGGGGGAATACTTTGATGAGACAATATAAATTGGGGGATATTGTAACAATTGTAAAAGGTGTTGCTAGACAGCCTACACATTATTTTGTAAGTGAAGGTATACCGTTTGTTAGTTGTGATTATTGGGATTTATTGAAAAATAATCTGCAGCTATTACCTAAAATACCATCCTCGCTACAGCATGAAAGTGATTTAACAAAAGTTCCAACAGGAGCAGTTTTAATCTACCCAAGTAAAAACGCATATTATGTTTGTCAGCAAGAGTATTACATTGGAGAAAATATTATGGCGATGATTCCATGTCAGTCCATTATTTTAAGTAAATATTTATTTTATTATTTACAAGCACAGTCATTGAAAATTGAAGAGGCTATAGAGCAAAAAATCTATCTGCCTAGAATTGCCATACAGCAGCAACTAATTGCCCATATGGCACAAGTACATGCTGTGTCAGATCAAGTGCAAAATATATTAATAGCATTACTACAATTAGAAGCGTATTTACAGACAGAAAATACGGATTTGTTAAAAATTCAAGATGAGTTAATAGAAAAAATGGAGTGGATGAATAGTCTACACAAGATATTATTACATAATATCAAGCACCTCAAATAAAAGGAGGGGGATAGTGGAATTGGATGCGCAACAAATTGATGTGAAATTTACAATGCACAATTTGCAGCGTGCTAAATATTGTGCAGCAACGATTATTATACTTGAAGTGTTATTGGCGATAGTGCATATTGCTCAAACGAAAACAATTGGGGATGGTTATTTTTTACTTTATATAATGCTCCTTGTACTTTCGATATTATTTTTAATTTTAGTGAGCGTTATAGAGAAAAGGTTTTTTAACTATCGCTATATTAAAACAGCCGTATGGGGCTATTATTGGTTTGTTTTAATGTGGGGCGTATCTATTGCATTATTAGATCAACGCTCATATGGACAAGTGACAGCCTATTTAATTAGTTTATTAGCAGTTACTATGCTATATCATGTACGTCTACGAAAATTCATTTTGCTTCAAAGCATTCCAACTATTTATTTAATGAGTGGTTTAATGCTTGTGCAGCAAGATAGCGAAATGGTTTTGACATATTTGGTTAATATAGTGCTATTTATTGTAATTAGCGCAATCGGCTCGCGTTTCCTTTATTACGGTCAGTATAAGATGCTGGCACAGGAGCAGCTAAATAGTCAATTAGTACAGATGAACGGAGATTTACAGTTGCTAGCTACTTATGATGAATTAACAGAAATGCCAAATCGCCGAGGCTTATATGACTATGTGCAGGCGAATATGAGAGATACCCCACGCCATGTAACAGCAATGATTTTAGATATTGATGCCTTTAAACAATTTAATGATTACTATGGGCATTTAGAGGGAGATAAAGTGCTGAAAGAAATTGCAGTTATTTTGAGGGCACTAGCGAGTAATTGTTGTTTTGTAGGGCGCTTTGGTGGGGAAGAATTTATTTACCTAATTTTTGATATGGAGCATAGTGAGGCATTGCATTTTGCAAATAATATATGCAAAGCTGTTGAGCAACGACGCATTCCACATCAAGCCTCTCCTTTTTTACCATACGTGACAGTTAGCATTGGGGTCGCAACAGACCCTTGCTGTACTATACAGGGTTTACAACAATTATTTCAAAATGCGGATGCAGCATTATACAGTGCTAAACGGGCTGGGCGTAATCGTGCAGAGCTAACGATATAAAATAATTGGTATCAACATCAGGCTCCATTCATACGATGTACAATAAAGGTTTGAATGGAGGAATTACGATTAGTATTTTAAATAAAATTAAAAATTACAGAGAAGAAGAAAATCGCCTAAAGTGGGAAGGTAGCTTTGCCGATTATTTAGAAATCGTAAAAGAGCGGCCAGAAGTTGCACAAACAGCTCATTCGCGCGTCTATAACATGCTGAAAAGTGCAGGTGTTGAAGAGCGAGATGGACAGAAAATGTATCACTTTTTTGGCGAGGAAATTTTCGGCTTAGAAACAGCGCTTGAACGATTAGTTGAGGAATATTTCCATCCAGCAGCAAAAAGGCTTGATGTGCGCAAGCGAATTTTATTGTTAATGGGGCCTGTCAGTGGTGGGAAGTCAACAATTGTAACGTTGCTAAAGCGCGGCTTAGAGCGCTATTCGCGCACAGATAGCGGAGCGGTTTATGCCATTAAGGGCTGCCCAATGCATGAGGACCCATTGCATTTAATTCCACATCATTTGCGCGACACCTTTTATGAGGAGTATGGCATCCGCATCGAAGGAAGCCTGTCCCCTTTAAATACGATGCGCCTTGAGCAGGAGTATGATGGGCGTATTGAGGATGTGCGAATTGAGCGTATTTTCTTCTCGGAGGACCGCCGAGTAGGTATTGGGACATTTACTCCTTCTGATCCAAAATCACAGGATATTGCGGATTTAACAGGGAGCATCGACTTTTCAACAATTGCGCAGTACGGCTCGGAATCTGACCCGCGCGCATACCGCTTCGATGGCGAGCTAAATAAGGCGAATCGTGGCATGATGGAGTTTCAAGAAATGCTGAAGCTCGATGAAAAGTTTTTATGGCATTTGCTGTCATTAACACAGGAGGGCAATTTTAAAGCAGGGCGTTTTGCCTTAATTAGTGCAGATGAATTGATTGTTGCACATACTAATGAAACAGAATATCGCACATTTATTGCCAATAAAAAGAATGAGGCATTGCATTCGCGTATTATCGTCATGCCAATTCCGTATAATTTAAAGGTGAGCCAAGAGGAGCGCATTTATGAAAAAATGATTCATGACAGCGATATGGCACATGTACATATCGCACCACATGCGCTCAAAGTGGCTGCGATTTTCTCGGTTTTAACAAGACTAGAAATCCCGAAAAAGCAAGGGGTTGACGTTGTTAAAAAAATGCGCCTGTACAATGGCGAAAGCATAGAAGGCTACAATGAGGTTGATATTGAAGAGCTGAAAAAGGAATATCCAAATGAAGGGATGCAGGGCATTGACCCACGTTACGTCATCAATCGCATTTCATCAGCCATTATTCGCAAGGAAGTGCCGTCGATTAATGCATTAGATGTGCTGCGTGCCTTAAAGGATGGCTTAGACCAGCATGCCTCGATTTCAGAGGAAGACCGCAAAAAATTTATGAACTATATTGCGGTTGCTCGCCGCGAATATGATGAAATTGCTAAGAAGGAAGTACAGAAGGCATTTGTATACTCCTACGAGGAATCAGCGAAAACATTATTGAATAACTATCTTGATAATGTTGAGGCATTTTGCAATAAAAATAAGCTACGCGACCCGCTCACTGGCGAGGAAATGAGTCCGGATGAAAAGCTAATGCGCTCAATCGAAGAGCAAATTGGTGTATCTGAAAATGCAAAAAAGGCATTTCGTGAGGAAATTTTAATTCGTTTGTCCGCCTTTGCAAGAAAGGGTAAACGCTTCGATTACCATTCGCATGACCGCCTGCGTGAAGCTATTCAGAAAAAGCTATTTGCTGATTTGAAGGATGTTGTAAAAATTACAACATCTTCGCAAACACCAGACGAGGCACAACTGAAAAAAATCAACGAGGTTGTTGCAACGTTAGTCGATGAACATGGCTATAACACAACATCAGCAAACGAGCTGTTGCGCTATGTAGGTAGTTTATTGAATCGATAATCAAAAGGAGGTTATGTAAAAAGATATTATCTTTTTACATGGCCTTTTCCTGCTTTTTATATTTTGCATGTTATGATGGAAATAGTATCCTATTGGAGGTGGACAAGTTGTCGCAGTTGAAACGCTTTGCTTTTTGGCTACCATTATTAGCTTGTCTTAACTATGTTTTTGAATTAACTGTCAATCCAATCAAAGATATTTTATTGACAGACCCTTTGCTGCAACGCAGTTTGCGAATGATGGGTGATATTGGATATGATAGTGATCAATACCAACTTTTATTTCCAGGCTTTCTTGTCCACTTTTTCCTATGGTTTGTATATGGACGAATGATTGATTGGTTTGTGAAGCAGCTGATTTAACGGAGAACGGAGAATAAACTTTGTGAAGAGCGGTGTGTGGAAGCGAATTTCTGCACACCGCTTTTTTAATTAAATGTATCAGCTATAAATTGATAAAAAGCCTCTTCTTCCTCAATGTTAGGGAAATGATTGCTCTCATCAAAAGTTTTCAATGTGGCGTTTGACATAAGCTCAGCTGCTTCAGCAGAAAATTTATGTGGGCATTGTGCATCATGAAGGCCGCAGTATATATAAGCAGTTGTTGTGACATGAGGCAATTCGGGGCGCAAATCATATGTAGGTAGCTCTTCATAGGAAAAATAATCAAGCCGTTTTGATACTGTTTTTCCACTATTAGGGCGACTAATCATCTTGTCATAAGATGTTTCATGATATAAGGACATCAGCGACCATTCTTTACTACCAGCACGTCTTTCTTCAAGAGATGATTGAGGATTACCTAGCATTGTTAAAATTTCTTTAATGCGCCGATTATTCGGGTTATCTATGCAATAAATGCTATCTGGGTGGTGCATATACTCTGAGGAAGCGCACAACCCTCCAGCAACGATATGTATAAGGCTATGTGGATGCATAATAGCGTATTTTAGTGCCAGCATACCGCCTGTTGAATGCCCTGCAAATATCCATTTTTCAAAACCAAGCGCTTGGCGAATTGCCTCTAAATCAGCGACCGTATGCGCCATACTGTAATTGAATGTAGAAAGGTCATCTGTTGAATTGCCACAGCCTCGCAAATTTACTAAATATACAGTTGCATGTGCTGTAAATGTATTTGCAAATAAATTGCCATTCTCATTAAATTCGCTATATAAATGTGTAATACAGACAGGCTGACCATTTCCTTTTTTAAATACTTCAAAAATCCCGCGTGCTGTTTCAACTAAATGTTGCTCCCACATCTCTAAACCCTCTTTCTGAATATTGTTTATTTTCATTATACCGAAATTATTTAGCGAGTGAAGTTCAAGATTTTGCTAGATGTGCATAAGATAAAAAAAGCGAATTTGCAGATGGGTGTGGATAAAATGAGTGACAAACAGCAACAGTTCATTATCTCAAAGGAAAATTGGTCCCTCCATCGTAAAGGATATCAGGACCAAGAGCGCCATCGTCAAAAAATTGATGAGGCGATTAAAAATAATTTACCAGAGTTAATTAGTGAGGAAAGCATTATTTTATCAAATGGTCGAGAGGTTATTAAAATCCCGATTCGTTCTTTAGATGAATATAAAATTCGTTACAACACAGATAAGTCAAAGCATGTCGGGCAAGGGCAGGGCGATAGTCAAGTAGGTGATGTTGTTGCACGAGATGGCAAGCCGCAGCAAGGGCAAGGAAGAGAAGCTGGTAAGGAAGCAGGGAAGGATTATTATGAGGCAGAAGTACGGCTGGAGGATGTGGAAGAAATCTTGTTCCAACAGCTTGCATTGCCAAACTTACAGCAAAAAGAAGTGGCCAATATTGCAACAAATAAAATTGAATTTAACGATATTCGCAAAAAAGGTTTAATGGGTAATATCGATAAAAAGCGTACAATTTTAACAGCAATTAAGCGCAATGCCATCAAGGGTGAGGCAACTATTAATCCAATTCATCAGGACGATTTGCGCTTTAAAACATGGGATGAGGTTGTAAAGCCTGAATCGCGTGCAGTTGTACTTGCAATGATGGATACGAGTGGCTCAATGGGCATTTTCGAAAAGACCTGTGCACGTAACTTTTTCTTTTGGATGGCACGTTTTTTACGCACGAAATATAGCGCTGTTGATATTGAATTTATCGCACATCATACAGAAGCAAAGGTTGTAACAGAGGAGGCGTTTTTTACAAAGGGTGAGAGCGGTGGGACGATTTGCTCCTCTGCTTACGCAAAGGCGTTGCAACTAATAAACGAAAAATATTCCCCAGCCCGCTACAATATTTATCCTGTCCATTTCTCAGATGGAGAAAATTTGTCATCAGATAATGAGCGTTGCCTCCAATTAATTGAACAATTGATGGAAGTATCTAGCATGTTCGGCTATGGCGAAGTCAATGCTTATAGTAGAACGTCTGCGCTTATGTCGGCATATAGCAAAATTGACAATCCGAAGTTTCGTCATTACATTATTAAGCGCAAAGTAGATGTCTATGATGCGCTAAAAAGCATTTTTAAAAAAGAAGGAGTGCAGTAATGGAAAAAGCGCTGCAAAAAGCAATTGATGAAATTACGGAAATTGCTACAGGCTTTGGCTTAGATTTTTTCCCGATGCGCTATGAAATTTGTCCTGCTGAAATTATTTATACATTTGGCGCATATGGGATGCCTACACGCTTTGCGCATTGGAGCTTCGGCAAGCAATTTCATCGCATGAAGCTCCAGTACGATTTAGGCTTAAGTCAAATTTATGAGCTTGTTATCAATTCAAACCCATGCTATGCATTTTTACTTGATACGAATACGTTAACGCAAAATAAATTAATCATTGCGCATGTCTTAGCGCATTGCGATTTCTTTAAAAACAATATCCGCTTCTCCAATACGAGGCGTGATATGGTGGAAAGTATGACAGCAACCGCTGAACGGATCGCAAAATATGAGATATTATATGGCAAGGATGCAGTCGAGCAATTTTTAGATGCGGTGCTAGCAATTCAAGAGCATATTGACCCTGCTATCATTCGTCCACAAATAGTGGAAGAAGAGGAGCCGTTGGAAGCTCGTACAACGCCATATGATGATTTATGGCATATCGATGAGCCACGTAAAAAGCTAATAGAGAAAAAGAAAACCTTCCCAGCAGAGCCAGAAAAGGATTTGCTCATTTTTATTGAGCAGCATAGCCGTGAGCTAGAGGATTGGCAGCGTGATATTTTAACGATGATGCGTGAGGAAATGCTGTATTTTTGGCCGCAGCTTGAAACAAAAATTATGAATGAAGGCTGGGCATCCTATTGGCATCAACGTATTATGCGTGAGCTTAATTTAACGACAGCTGAAACGATTGATTATGCCAAATTAAATGCAGGCGTTGTTCAGCCTTCTAAAACATCAATCAATCCATATTATCTTGGCTTGAAAATTTTCGAGGATATTGAGCGATGCTATAATGAGCCGACAGAGGACATGCAAAAGCGTGGCATCAAACCAAACTCAGGAAGAGAAAAAATATTTGAAGTGCGTGAAATTGAATCAGATACATCCTTTATTCGCAATTACTTAACAAAGGAGCTCGCCCAGCGAGAGGATTTATATGTATTTGCAAAAACAGGTGATGAATACCGCATTACAGATAAGGAACATGAAGCAATTCGTGATCAATTAGTTTCAATGCGTGTCAATGGAGGCTTCCCATATATTGTTGTCGTTGATGGTGATTTTAAACGCAATGGCGAGCTCTATTTAAAGCATTGCTATGAAGGAATGGAGCTAGATCAGCAATATTTGGAGGCAGTGCTCGGCTATATTTACAAGCTATGGGGACGTCCTGTCCATTTAGAGACACATGTTGATAATGAGGTTGTTGTATTTTCGTGTAGAAAATAGTGCCAGGCACACACACAATTCTCACACAATTTCGAAGGCACATCTTTTCTCTTGTTGCCATATGTATACAACAAGAGAGGAGAGATGCATATCGTTGCAATAGAAGCTTTGCATATTAAAGGACATTCGTTTACAGCAGTCACGGTGTATTTGCCAAACACAACTTTGTTAACGATATCAAATGATCGCGGTTATATTATGTGTGGTGCTTTGGACATTGCTTTATTAAATGATCGTTTAGCTGAGCGCAAAATTATTGCTGGGCGTGCAGTCGGTGTCAAAACGATTGATCAATTGTTAAAGGCTCCGCTTGAATCCGTCACATATGAGGCAGGCAGACAAGGGATTTTACCTGGTATGACGGGGGAAGAGGCTTTATTGAAGATGATTTAAATCGTGATGTAACTATAAGCAAGCGCCAATAAAATTACTAAAATCGCCAATAAAACACGAAAAAGCGCTAATAGAATCACCAAAAGCGCCAATAAAACTACAGGGCGAGCCGTCCAAGTCAAGACAAGGTTCGCCCAGCTAATTAAAGTATCACACTGCAATAATAATTGGCAAAATCATCGGCTTTTTA belongs to Lysinibacillus louembei and includes:
- a CDS encoding ABC transporter permease; translated protein: MSNLMMAELFKLKKDRVFLVLVVILAAAGITYPFLVFFDEATFNAQAVAVKELYTFSALAGNNYIIRLIPCILAGFFISSEYSIGTMKSICASGNSRVHLYLVKLLVFSLGAIIIALAFPLALLFSSSLLSGFYGMPTFIYVAKTLGLTILYAAAFASMMAVVAIIFTDSGKTIGFSIIFFILIDSILYMLSQEFTLFEWLFNHSVFKLFLDISKESYTSSMLIVPLMTFALFAVIGSIIFKQKEIK
- a CDS encoding response regulator transcription factor; its protein translation is MNAQINILIVEDDNDINALLCDVVRSSGYRAQPAYSGTEAILYLQQQRWDMVLLDLMLPGLTGEEVLAKIREQQHVPIIIISAKLEQQTKVDVLRAGADDYITKPFDIEEVSARIDSHLRRMRVLNQPSIAKVLVHKDLALDTEAKQVKVGEMEIAFTAREYAILVLLMSSPKKVFTKANVFESVWHEEFHGDDNTINVHMSNIRSKLAHANPNEEYIETIWGMGYRLA
- a CDS encoding serine hydrolase; this encodes MKIALWIIAGIVAILVFVVGIKGYMLYKEFKTSNPEYIMEFVKEHAANGDVAMSIQYNDENWVNVNENERLPLASTVKIILAITYAQQAAEGKINPKQLVSVADLNKFYLPKTDGGAHEAWLAQMPKEDMVPLEEVVKGMIAYSSNANTDYLMDVLGMENINNTLQQLELSKHDVIYPITSVLYIPSQLMQEQNLSSKELVEAMQAMDMEEYRNRAIAIYHQWQTAPLSKEEKEQLLKTLSMDIQKVWSDRLPASTTKDYVAIMEKLNNKSYFSEEVYQYLDPVMEQLMESPTNRELFKHAGQKGGSTAFVLTIAMYAMDQQQNRTELAFFANNLSVLEQAKLERNLNSFQLKFLTEEVFREKVKRELGGN
- a CDS encoding ABC transporter ATP-binding protein codes for the protein MTYVLQTNQLTKQYKQQLALDKVNLSIEKGSIYGFIGQNGAGKSTLIKIVTGLAKASSGSLALFGYSTEQELIQARKRIGAIIEAPALYPHMTAAENLEAHRLLKGIPGKACIEKTLKLVGLENTGKKKAKNFSLGMKQRLGLGIALLGDPEFLILDEPINGLDPMGVVEIRELLKKLNQEYAITILISSHILSELHLLATHYGIIHQGKLIEQLTTEELTQKCQQYIHIKVDNPDKAATVFEMQLNTKHFEVLPNGTMKLFAYTDSVGYVSTTLVQAGLVIEEFMPMGEDLETYFKNLIGGVSHE
- a CDS encoding sensor histidine kinase; its protein translation is MKREVKRAYRQLIAVNRKETEKKLDLQFWDKDLQKLAETINAQIDLTKQATAEKRQQENELKQAIANISHDIRTPLTSILGYIQFLEQDNRSQYTAIIKRGALRLKDLLEDFFELSLIESTDYLLKPEHIKMNQLLSEVLVGFYDQFHQANLQPTIDMPTQELTMIADSSAVKRVIENLVLNTIKHAHSNILIRIEQEGHIVRLMISNEVTNLSEKDVNHLFQRFYKGDKTRAENGTGLGLAIAKSLMQKMNGQLSAELQNNRLTIICEWR
- a CDS encoding YehS family protein, producing the protein MTNNDILIRLRYAFDIKNIDMVEIFKLGGIDVTKDDVMNMLIKVKEDEEEPANYKKCNNKMLEAFLNGFITFKRGPQLSAAGEPVAPPKATGQESPNNMLFKKVKIALALTTEDVIDFIDDGGGIKVSKGEMGAILRNPSHKNYKECGDSFARYFLRGLTNKYRV
- a CDS encoding helix-turn-helix domain-containing protein, encoding MSDFLKLVGEQLRTIRVAKGLSQEEVAEKTGKIGYSKGRISNIENGQSNITLKTLESLMQALDIAPEELFNFQSLSSVTDIEEKNLMLSIHHSLLKERNLDEVKYVVRITKDFLKTMDSQAKKNSPD